One region of Acidobacteriota bacterium genomic DNA includes:
- a CDS encoding histidine triad nucleotide-binding protein, with protein sequence MKLFGCTFCQVAAHERAAAILYEDEHCVVFPDIHPRAPVHLLVIPRRHIGSLNDLQEGDRDLLGHMMGVVGEMARRQGIDRTGYRTVINTNAEAGQTVFHLHIHILGGRILKWPPG encoded by the coding sequence TTCGGGTGCACCTTCTGCCAGGTGGCCGCGCACGAGCGGGCGGCCGCGATCCTTTACGAGGACGAGCACTGCGTCGTCTTCCCCGACATCCACCCGCGGGCCCCGGTGCACCTGCTCGTCATCCCGCGCCGGCACATCGGTTCCCTGAACGACCTCCAGGAGGGGGACCGGGACCTCCTCGGCCACATGATGGGGGTGGTGGGGGAGATGGCCCGCCGGCAGGGGATCGACCGCACCGGGTACCGGACCGTGATCAACACCAACGCCGAGGCCGGCCAGACCGTTTTCCACCTTCACATCCATATCCTGGGAGGCCGGATCCTGAAGTGGCCCCCGGGGTAG
- a CDS encoding GNAT family N-acetyltransferase codes for MPNIELKFLSVSDYNRLKEAMIEAYPAMPHAYWKERHVELLTRAFPEGQVIITIDGELAGGALSIIVDYARFEPGHTYREITGDFTFSTHDPEGDILYGIDIFIRPKFRGLRLGRRLYDYRKELCERLNLRGIVFGGRIPNYHTYADGMSPREYIRKVRTREIHDPVLDFQLSNDFHPAKVIKGYLPGDAESSEYAVLLEWKNIYYEKPRKKAAVIKKSVRLGLIQWQMRPYRDPGELMQQAEFFVDAVSGYRSDFALFPEFFNAPLMAENNHLEESQAIRELARHTAGLVEDLSRLAIAYNINIITGSMPEMVDGRLYNAGYLCKRQGSVERFEKIHVTPDEARVWGLQGGGNFRAFDTDCGKIGVLICYDVEFPELGRLLADEGMDILFVPFLTDTQNSFSRVRHCAQSRAIENECYVAIAGSVGNLPKVHNMDIQYAQSMVLTPCDFPFPANGVKAEATPNTEMILVTDVDIDMLRELHQFGSVRNLKDRRRDLYEVRRL; via the coding sequence ATGCCGAACATAGAGCTCAAGTTCCTGAGTGTTTCCGACTACAACAGGCTGAAGGAGGCGATGATCGAGGCCTACCCGGCCATGCCCCACGCCTACTGGAAGGAGCGCCACGTCGAGCTGCTGACGCGCGCCTTCCCGGAGGGGCAGGTGATCATCACCATCGACGGGGAGCTCGCCGGCGGCGCCCTGTCCATCATCGTGGACTACGCCAGGTTCGAACCGGGACACACCTACCGGGAGATCACCGGGGACTTCACCTTCTCGACCCACGACCCGGAGGGGGACATCCTCTACGGCATCGACATCTTCATCCGGCCCAAGTTCCGCGGGCTGCGGCTGGGACGGCGCTTGTACGACTACCGCAAGGAGCTGTGCGAGAGGCTGAATCTCAGGGGGATCGTTTTCGGGGGGAGGATCCCCAACTACCACACCTACGCCGACGGCATGTCCCCCCGGGAGTACATCAGGAAGGTCCGGACCCGGGAGATTCACGACCCCGTGCTCGATTTCCAGCTCTCCAACGATTTCCACCCCGCCAAGGTCATCAAGGGGTACCTCCCGGGGGACGCCGAATCGAGCGAATACGCCGTCCTGCTGGAATGGAAGAACATCTACTACGAAAAGCCCCGGAAGAAGGCGGCCGTCATCAAGAAGTCGGTGCGCCTGGGGCTGATCCAGTGGCAGATGCGGCCCTACCGCGACCCCGGGGAGCTCATGCAGCAGGCGGAATTCTTCGTGGACGCCGTCTCCGGGTACCGCTCCGATTTCGCGCTCTTTCCCGAGTTCTTCAACGCCCCGCTGATGGCCGAAAACAACCACCTCGAGGAATCGCAGGCGATCCGGGAACTGGCCCGGCACACCGCCGGGCTGGTGGAGGACCTGTCCCGCCTGGCCATCGCCTACAACATCAACATCATCACCGGCAGCATGCCGGAAATGGTCGACGGGCGCCTCTACAACGCCGGCTACCTCTGCAAGCGGCAGGGGTCGGTGGAGCGGTTCGAGAAGATCCACGTCACCCCCGACGAGGCCCGGGTCTGGGGGCTGCAGGGGGGGGGGAATTTCCGCGCTTTCGACACCGACTGCGGGAAGATCGGGGTCCTGATCTGCTATGACGTCGAGTTCCCGGAGCTGGGCCGCCTGCTGGCCGACGAGGGGATGGACATCCTCTTCGTCCCCTTCCTCACCGACACCCAGAACAGCTTCTCCCGGGTGCGCCACTGCGCCCAGTCCCGGGCGATCGAGAACGAGTGCTACGTCGCCATCGCCGGGAGCGTCGGGAACCTCCCGAAGGTGCACAACATGGACATCCAGTACGCCCAGTCGATGGTGCTGACCCCCTGCGACTTTCCCTTCCCCGCCAACGGGGTCAAGGCCGAAGCCACCCCCAACACCGAGATGATCCTGGTCACCGACGTGGACATCGACATGCTCCGGGAACTCCACCAGTTCGGCAGCGTGCGCAACCTGAAGGACCGGCGCCGCGACCTCTACGAGGTGCGCAGGCTCTAG
- a CDS encoding DUF2934 domain-containing protein yields the protein MHRIGRARCQRPVTPSRRAGTAVCFGKFRKGVVMARTPRTQAARTPSAKAPGAGARRNAAPGAAANKKKTAPPTAGVTDGERYLLIAEAAYYRAERRGFAPGHELEDWLDAETEVGRMVAVARTPPASEKA from the coding sequence ATGCATAGGATCGGCCGGGCCCGGTGTCAAAGGCCCGTTACGCCTTCACGCCGCGCCGGAACTGCGGTATGCTTTGGGAAATTCCGGAAAGGAGTCGTCATGGCCAGGACACCCAGAACCCAAGCCGCCAGAACCCCGTCCGCGAAGGCGCCCGGGGCCGGCGCGCGCAGGAACGCGGCCCCCGGCGCGGCCGCGAACAAAAAGAAGACCGCCCCCCCGACGGCCGGCGTCACGGACGGGGAACGCTACCTCCTGATCGCCGAGGCCGCCTACTACCGCGCCGAGCGGCGCGGTTTCGCCCCCGGCCACGAGCTCGAAGACTGGCTGGACGCCGAGACCGAGGTGGGCCGGATGGTGGCCGTCGCCCGCACCCCCCCGGCGTCCGAAAAAGCCTGA
- a CDS encoding aminoacyl-histidine dipeptidase translates to MTAAIDGLKPEPVWRYFAEISRIPRCSKNEAAASRYVLDQARRLGLEAESDPLGNVIVRKPAGGLDGRPGVALQGHLDMVCEKNRETRHDFLTDPIRLVRRGDVIMADGTTLGADNGIAVAAMLAVMEDRSLRHGPLELLFTVDEETGLTGAAGLGPDFVRSRILLNLDSEEEGTLYIGCSGGRDTTGVLEVRQRDANPRHAALSVKVTGLKGGHSGLEIDKGRANAVKLMGRVLLALSPLGARISSVDGGDKHNAIPRQCEAVLLVPPRKVKAAGAAVEQLLADIRAEFQAAEPDLGIVLAPLEGDRPEKVLGRRDQLTLVRLLSALPHGVVKMSAEIPGLVETSTNLAAVHTGGEGVRLVTSQRSSVASELNALAAAVASVMELGGAAIDTSDAYPGWKPDLDSPILKIAREAYRELFGREPQAKAIHAGLECGVIGERYPGMDMISFGPTLEGAHSPEERMYIDTVEKFWDLLLGILRRV, encoded by the coding sequence ATGACCGCCGCCATCGATGGCTTGAAACCGGAACCCGTCTGGAGATATTTCGCCGAGATCTCCCGGATCCCCCGCTGCTCCAAAAACGAGGCGGCCGCCTCCCGGTACGTCCTCGACCAGGCCCGGAGGCTGGGGCTCGAGGCGGAATCGGACCCGCTGGGGAACGTCATCGTCCGCAAACCCGCCGGCGGCCTGGACGGGCGCCCGGGCGTGGCGCTGCAGGGGCACCTCGACATGGTCTGCGAGAAGAACCGGGAGACGCGGCACGATTTCCTCACCGACCCGATCCGGCTGGTGCGCCGCGGGGACGTCATCATGGCCGACGGCACCACCCTGGGGGCGGACAACGGGATCGCGGTGGCGGCGATGCTGGCCGTCATGGAGGACCGGTCGCTCCGGCACGGCCCCCTCGAACTCCTCTTCACGGTCGACGAGGAGACCGGCCTGACCGGGGCCGCCGGCCTGGGCCCCGATTTCGTGCGGAGCCGCATCCTGCTGAACCTCGACAGCGAGGAGGAGGGGACGCTCTACATCGGCTGCAGCGGGGGCCGGGACACCACCGGCGTGCTCGAGGTCCGGCAAAGGGACGCGAACCCGAGGCACGCGGCGCTGTCGGTCAAGGTCACGGGGCTCAAGGGGGGACACTCGGGGCTCGAAATCGACAAGGGCCGGGCCAACGCCGTCAAGCTCATGGGCCGCGTGCTCCTGGCCCTGTCCCCCCTCGGGGCGAGGATCTCCTCCGTCGACGGGGGGGACAAGCACAACGCCATCCCGCGCCAGTGCGAGGCGGTGCTCCTGGTCCCGCCGCGGAAGGTGAAAGCGGCCGGCGCCGCGGTCGAACAACTCCTCGCCGACATCCGGGCGGAATTCCAGGCTGCGGAGCCCGACCTCGGGATCGTCCTGGCCCCGCTCGAGGGGGACCGGCCGGAAAAAGTGCTCGGCCGCAGGGACCAGCTCACCCTGGTGCGTCTCCTCTCGGCGCTCCCCCACGGCGTCGTCAAGATGAGCGCCGAAATCCCGGGCCTGGTCGAGACCTCCACCAACCTGGCCGCGGTCCACACCGGGGGGGAAGGCGTCCGGCTCGTGACCAGCCAGCGGAGTTCGGTGGCGTCGGAGCTTAACGCGCTCGCCGCCGCGGTGGCCTCCGTCATGGAACTGGGGGGCGCCGCCATCGACACTTCCGACGCCTACCCCGGGTGGAAGCCCGACCTCGACTCCCCCATCCTGAAGATCGCCCGGGAGGCCTACCGGGAACTCTTCGGCAGGGAGCCTCAGGCGAAGGCGATCCACGCCGGGCTGGAATGCGGCGTCATCGGCGAGCGCTACCCCGGGATGGACATGATCTCCTTCGGCCCCACCCTCGAGGGGGCCCATTCGCCGGAGGAGAGGATGTATATCGACACCGTGGAAAAGTTCTGGGACCTGCTCCTCGGCATCCTCAGGCGCGTGTGA
- a CDS encoding carbonic anhydrase, with product MSHDNARASRVSAGEGLERLLSGNRRHASGREVHPHQDPARREEIVSGQHPFAVILGCSDSRVPPEILFDCGLGDLFVVRTAGHCLDEAASGSIQYAVEHLGVELVVVLGHAFCGAVTAVLEDAGAAGHLKNLLDRLRPVVGGLPRPGGLERAIAENVHRTVAELKSEAWARKVTVLGMHYDLRSGRVRLEPPAAGEE from the coding sequence ATGAGCCATGACAACGCGCGCGCGTCCCGGGTGAGCGCGGGTGAGGGGCTGGAGCGTCTGCTTTCCGGCAACCGGCGGCATGCTTCGGGCAGGGAGGTGCACCCGCACCAGGACCCGGCCCGGAGGGAGGAGATCGTTTCCGGGCAGCACCCTTTCGCGGTGATCCTCGGCTGCTCCGACTCGCGCGTCCCCCCCGAAATTCTCTTCGATTGCGGGCTGGGGGACCTGTTCGTGGTCCGCACCGCCGGCCATTGCCTGGACGAGGCCGCCTCCGGCAGCATCCAATACGCGGTCGAGCACCTCGGGGTGGAGCTGGTGGTGGTGCTGGGGCACGCTTTCTGCGGTGCGGTAACCGCGGTGCTGGAAGACGCGGGCGCCGCGGGGCACCTCAAGAACCTGCTCGACCGGCTGCGGCCCGTCGTCGGCGGGCTCCCGCGCCCCGGCGGCCTCGAGCGCGCGATCGCCGAAAATGTTCACCGGACGGTGGCGGAACTGAAATCGGAAGCATGGGCCCGGAAGGTCACGGTCCTGGGCATGCACTACGACCTCCGAAGCGGAAGGGTGAGGCTGGAACCCCCGGCCGCCGGGGAGGAATAA